Proteins from one Bacteroides mediterraneensis genomic window:
- the dapF gene encoding diaminopimelate epimerase: MKIEFTKMHGLGNDYIYVNTMKYPLTNPEEKSVEWSRPHTGIGSDGLVLIGASDKADFSMRIFNADGSEAKMCGNASRCIGKYLYEYGLTTKTDILLDTLSGIKELHLQVNEGKVESVRVDMGIPADIHPVDLGESYPYQKGIAVSMGNPHLVIFVDKMEEVDLPAVGPVLEHHPLFPDRVNVEFAQVLDKETIRMRVWERGSGITQACGTGACATAVAAAFTGRCGDYATICMDGGKLTVDWKGEGAHLYMTGPAVKVFDGTIELKE, encoded by the coding sequence ATGAAAATAGAATTTACAAAGATGCACGGTTTGGGTAATGATTACATCTATGTGAATACGATGAAATACCCGTTGACGAACCCCGAAGAAAAGTCGGTGGAATGGAGTCGTCCCCACACGGGGATAGGCAGTGACGGACTGGTGCTGATTGGTGCTTCAGACAAAGCCGATTTCAGCATGCGCATTTTCAATGCCGACGGTTCGGAAGCCAAGATGTGCGGAAACGCCAGCCGCTGCATCGGAAAATATTTATACGAATACGGACTGACTACAAAGACGGACATCCTTTTGGACACGCTTTCCGGCATCAAGGAACTGCATCTGCAGGTAAATGAGGGGAAAGTGGAGAGCGTGCGGGTAGATATGGGCATTCCAGCCGATATCCATCCGGTAGACTTGGGGGAATCATATCCTTACCAGAAAGGAATCGCTGTATCTATGGGAAATCCGCATCTGGTCATCTTCGTGGACAAGATGGAAGAGGTGGATTTGCCGGCAGTAGGACCGGTGCTTGAGCATCATCCGCTGTTCCCCGACCGGGTGAATGTGGAATTTGCCCAGGTGCTGGACAAGGAAACCATCCGTATGCGGGTGTGGGAGAGAGGCTCCGGAATCACCCAGGCTTGTGGCACAGGGGCCTGTGCCACTGCGGTAGCGGCGGCTTTCACCGGCAGATGTGGGGATTATGCCACTATCTGTATGGACGGAGGCAAGCTGACGGTCGACTGGAAAGGTGAGGGAGCCCATTTGTATATGACCGGACCTGCGGTCAAAGTATTCGACGGAACAATAGAATTAAAAGAGTAA
- a CDS encoding LL-diaminopimelate aminotransferase: MIQVNENFIKLPGNYLFSSVAQKVNAFKTAHPEAALIRLGIGDVTRPLPPASIKAMHHAVDEMASSATFHGYGPEQGYDFLIQAILTHDYQPRGIELRPTEIFVSDGAKSDTGNFGDILGTGNKVAVTDPVYPVYIDSNVMAGRAGDLQANGQWNRLTYLPCTAENHFVPSLPTEPVDMIYLCYPNNPTGTTLTKAELQKWVDYALEHKALILYDAAYEAYIHEADVPHSIYEIEGARSCAVEFRSFSKTAGFTGVRCGYTVVPEEVKAMTTSGEEVALNHLWNRRQCTKFNGTSYITQRGAEAIYTPEGQAEIKETIEYYMENARLMREGLQGAGFTLYGGVNAPYIWVKAPEGLDSWSFFDMLLHEVNVVGTPGVGFGPSGEGFLRLTAFGKREDCQEAMSRIKNWAGR; the protein is encoded by the coding sequence ATGATACAAGTAAACGAAAACTTCATTAAACTGCCCGGAAATTATCTGTTTTCGAGCGTAGCCCAAAAAGTAAATGCATTTAAGACGGCCCATCCGGAGGCCGCACTCATCCGCCTGGGAATTGGCGACGTTACCCGCCCGCTGCCCCCGGCTTCCATCAAGGCCATGCACCATGCCGTAGACGAAATGGCCAGTTCGGCTACCTTTCATGGATACGGTCCCGAACAGGGATATGATTTCCTGATTCAGGCCATCCTGACTCATGATTATCAGCCAAGAGGTATCGAATTGCGTCCGACGGAAATCTTTGTGAGCGATGGTGCCAAAAGCGATACGGGTAACTTCGGCGATATTCTCGGCACAGGCAACAAAGTGGCTGTGACCGACCCGGTGTATCCGGTGTATATCGACAGCAACGTCATGGCCGGACGGGCCGGTGATTTGCAGGCCAATGGCCAGTGGAACCGCTTGACTTATTTGCCTTGTACGGCAGAGAATCATTTTGTTCCGTCTCTTCCCACGGAACCGGTAGACATGATTTATTTGTGCTATCCGAACAATCCGACGGGAACCACACTGACCAAGGCCGAATTGCAGAAGTGGGTGGATTATGCCTTGGAACATAAGGCATTGATTTTGTATGATGCAGCGTATGAGGCTTACATTCACGAAGCCGATGTGCCACATTCCATTTATGAAATCGAGGGAGCCCGTTCGTGTGCCGTAGAGTTCCGCAGTTTCTCCAAGACAGCCGGATTTACGGGTGTGCGTTGCGGTTATACCGTGGTACCGGAAGAGGTAAAGGCTATGACCACCTCTGGCGAAGAGGTAGCACTGAACCATTTGTGGAACCGTCGCCAGTGTACGAAGTTCAATGGAACCAGCTACATTACCCAGCGGGGTGCCGAGGCCATCTACACTCCCGAAGGACAGGCAGAAATCAAGGAAACCATAGAATACTATATGGAGAATGCCCGCCTGATGCGTGAAGGTTTGCAGGGTGCCGGATTTACCCTCTATGGTGGTGTCAATGCTCCTTATATTTGGGTGAAAGCGCCCGAAGGCTTGGATTCATGGAGCTTCTTCGATATGCTGCTTCACGAAGTGAATGTAGTAGGTACTCCAGGCGTAGGCTTCGGACCGAGCGGAGAAGGCTTTTTGCGTCTGACCGCCTTTGGTAAACGCGAAGACTGCCAGGAAGCCATGAGTAGAATAAAAAACTGGGCCGGACGTTAA
- a CDS encoding helix-hairpin-helix domain-containing protein: protein MEQMQSRLSKWQVMALSRELHDDEEGIRKVCHLMLHSEEARSASNAAWILSHLSGEDKRLYLSPFYDEITDRVMASNLKIRRGLVLSILLDLVTDRYFRTDLFDFCLIHAVDKKEADSSRSMMIKLAAKMCRFVPELANELKVCLDMLEYEMTPSIVAAKRNALKMVVALMKQTMISQENSSLRKIPNVGSQTEQDLMAMGYTSVESLRGKKAEDLYEEECRLRGCTIDCCQLYLYRALEYFVNTENPDRERCKWWYWKDDFFYPSSCGARCVECPLFPKECKGCRKIKGKVHWLQYTGDTVCSIWKCCKEKKRENCGGCPDLPCSRFMKDPSISDEENEANLKKMMANLASYKNSMDNDK, encoded by the coding sequence ATGGAACAAATGCAAAGCAGGCTCTCCAAATGGCAGGTAATGGCTCTGTCCCGTGAGCTGCATGATGACGAGGAAGGCATCCGTAAGGTTTGTCATCTTATGCTTCATTCAGAAGAGGCACGGTCGGCTTCCAATGCGGCATGGATACTCTCTCATTTGTCGGGAGAAGACAAAAGGCTCTATCTCTCTCCTTTTTATGATGAGATTACAGACCGGGTAATGGCGTCCAATTTGAAAATACGCCGGGGGCTTGTGTTGTCTATTTTGCTGGATTTGGTGACTGATAGGTATTTCCGGACAGACTTGTTTGATTTTTGTCTTATCCATGCAGTCGATAAGAAGGAAGCAGACAGCAGTCGTTCGATGATGATAAAATTGGCTGCAAAGATGTGCCGTTTTGTTCCGGAACTGGCCAATGAACTGAAAGTCTGTCTGGATATGCTGGAATACGAAATGACACCAAGTATTGTGGCAGCCAAGAGAAATGCCTTGAAGATGGTGGTGGCATTGATGAAGCAAACGATGATAAGTCAGGAGAATTCTTCTTTACGAAAAATCCCCAACGTAGGTTCACAGACTGAGCAAGATTTGATGGCAATGGGATATACCTCTGTCGAATCGCTGAGAGGAAAGAAAGCGGAGGATTTATACGAGGAAGAATGTCGTTTGCGCGGGTGTACGATAGATTGTTGCCAGCTTTATCTGTATCGGGCTTTGGAATATTTTGTTAATACGGAAAACCCTGATAGGGAGAGATGCAAATGGTGGTACTGGAAAGATGATTTCTTTTATCCTTCCTCGTGTGGGGCACGGTGTGTGGAGTGTCCGTTATTTCCGAAAGAATGTAAAGGATGTAGAAAGATAAAAGGCAAGGTGCACTGGCTTCAATACACGGGCGATACCGTATGCTCCATCTGGAAATGCTGCAAGGAAAAGAAGCGGGAAAACTGTGGAGGATGCCCGGATTTACCTTGTAGCCGTTTTATGAAAGATCCTTCCATTTCGGATGAGGAGAATGAAGCCAACTTGAAAAAGATGATGGCTAATCTTGCGAGTTATAAAAATAGTATGGATAACGATAAGTGA
- a CDS encoding glutamine synthetase III produces the protein MSTLRFRVVEKAFQAKPLEVPAPKERPGEYFGKYVFNREKMFKYLPSTVFARLIDAMDNGAALDRQIADAVAEGMKKWASELGATHYTHWFQPLTEGTAEKHDAFVEHDGKGGMMEEFSGKLLVQQEPDASSFPNGGIRNTFEARGYSAWDPSSPVFVVDDTLCIPTIFIAYTGESLDYKAPLLKALRAVNKAAVDVCHYFDPNVKKVMAYLGWEQEYFLVDEGLYAARPDLLLTGRTLMGHEASKNQQLEDHYFGAIPTRVAAFMKDLEIQALELGIPVKTRHNEVAPNQFELAPIFEECNLAVDHNMLIMSLMRKVARTHGFRVLLHEKPFKGVNGSGKHNNWSLGTDTGTLLMAPGKTPEENLRFITFIVNTLMAVYKHNGLLKASIMSATNAHRLGANEAPPAIISSFLGSQLSKVLDHMEESATDELISLGGKHGMKLDIPQIPELLIDNTDRNRTSPFAFTGNRFEFRAVGSEANCASAMIALNTAVAEQLTEFKKEVDELIEKGEPKISAIIQVVRKYIKLSKPIRFDGNGYSDEWKAEAARRGLDCETSCPVIFDQYLTEDSVRMFESAGVMTRKELEARNEVKWETYTKKIQIEARVLGDLVMNHIVPVAIEYQSKLIDNVYKMKQIFPAEEAEKLSAENLAIIRKIAEHTSYIKEHVDTMVEARKVANKITDERAKAVEYHDKITPMLEQIRYHIDKLELIVDDQMWTLPKYRELLFIR, from the coding sequence ATGTCAACATTAAGATTCAGAGTAGTAGAAAAGGCCTTCCAGGCAAAACCGCTGGAAGTGCCCGCTCCCAAGGAAAGACCGGGAGAATACTTTGGCAAATACGTATTCAACAGAGAAAAAATGTTCAAATACCTTCCTTCTACGGTATTTGCACGGCTCATCGACGCCATGGACAACGGAGCGGCTCTTGACCGCCAGATTGCCGATGCAGTGGCCGAAGGGATGAAAAAATGGGCCAGCGAACTGGGTGCCACCCACTATACTCACTGGTTCCAGCCGCTGACGGAAGGCACTGCTGAGAAGCACGACGCATTTGTAGAACACGACGGAAAGGGTGGCATGATGGAAGAATTCTCCGGAAAACTGCTCGTGCAGCAGGAACCGGATGCTTCTTCTTTCCCGAACGGAGGTATCCGTAACACATTCGAAGCCCGTGGTTACAGCGCATGGGATCCTTCCTCACCTGTATTCGTAGTAGACGACACCTTGTGTATCCCGACTATCTTCATCGCCTATACCGGTGAATCACTCGACTACAAAGCTCCGTTGCTGAAAGCCCTCCGCGCAGTCAACAAAGCTGCCGTAGATGTATGCCACTATTTCGATCCGAATGTAAAGAAAGTAATGGCTTACCTGGGATGGGAACAGGAATACTTCCTGGTAGACGAAGGCTTGTATGCCGCACGTCCGGACCTGTTGCTGACAGGACGTACGCTGATGGGGCACGAAGCATCTAAGAACCAGCAGCTGGAAGACCATTATTTCGGTGCCATCCCTACCCGTGTGGCAGCCTTCATGAAAGACCTCGAAATCCAGGCTCTTGAACTGGGTATTCCGGTAAAGACACGCCACAATGAGGTAGCTCCGAACCAGTTCGAATTGGCTCCTATCTTCGAAGAATGCAACCTGGCCGTAGACCATAACATGCTGATCATGTCACTGATGCGTAAAGTGGCACGTACACACGGATTCCGCGTACTGTTGCACGAAAAACCGTTCAAAGGTGTCAACGGTTCCGGTAAGCACAACAACTGGTCACTCGGTACAGATACCGGTACCCTACTGATGGCTCCGGGCAAGACTCCGGAAGAGAACCTGCGCTTCATCACATTTATCGTCAATACCCTGATGGCAGTGTACAAACACAACGGACTGCTGAAAGCCTCTATCATGAGTGCCACCAACGCACACCGTCTGGGAGCCAACGAAGCACCTCCCGCCATCATCTCTTCATTCCTGGGAAGCCAGCTGAGCAAAGTGCTCGACCACATGGAAGAAAGTGCAACCGACGAATTGATTTCTTTGGGCGGCAAACACGGTATGAAACTCGACATTCCGCAGATTCCGGAACTGTTGATTGACAACACCGACCGTAACCGTACTTCTCCATTCGCCTTCACAGGTAACCGTTTTGAGTTCCGTGCCGTAGGCTCAGAAGCCAACTGCGCCAGCGCAATGATCGCCCTGAACACAGCCGTAGCTGAACAGCTCACAGAATTCAAGAAAGAAGTAGACGAACTGATTGAAAAAGGCGAACCGAAGATTTCTGCCATCATTCAGGTAGTCCGCAAATACATCAAACTGAGCAAGCCTATCCGCTTCGACGGCAACGGTTACAGCGATGAATGGAAAGCAGAAGCTGCCCGCCGTGGTCTGGACTGCGAAACCAGCTGCCCGGTCATCTTCGACCAGTACCTGACAGAAGACAGTGTACGCATGTTCGAATCAGCAGGCGTCATGACACGCAAGGAACTGGAAGCCCGCAACGAAGTGAAATGGGAAACTTATACGAAGAAAATCCAGATTGAAGCCCGCGTTTTGGGCGACCTGGTAATGAACCACATCGTTCCGGTAGCCATTGAATATCAGAGCAAGCTGATTGACAATGTCTACAAGATGAAACAGATTTTCCCTGCAGAAGAAGCAGAAAAGCTGTCTGCCGAGAACCTGGCTATCATCCGTAAGATTGCTGAACACACTTCTTACATCAAGGAACACGTAGACACAATGGTAGAGGCACGCAAAGTGGCTAACAAGATCACTGACGAACGTGCGAAAGCCGTTGAATATCATGACAAGATTACTCCGATGCTGGAACAGATTCGTTACCACATCGACAAGCTTGAACTGATTGTCGACGACCAGATGTGGACACTTCCTAAATATAGAGAACTGCTGTTCATCAGATAA
- a CDS encoding ammonium transporter produces MKLFKEGVHGAYRKTLIPLFLLLFPLIAAAQTSPEEAGTVDKISELSTGINTVWMLLAAMLVFFMQPGFALVEAGFTRSKNTANILMKNLVDFMVGSILFWFIGFGLMFGVGDVFGTPHIFDLDAMDRIIQNGLPIEGFLIFQTVFCATSATIVSGAMAERTKFSMYLVYTIAISVLIYPVSGHWTWGGGWLTNADPSSFMMSFFGYTFHDFAGSTVVHSVGGWIALVGAAILGPRLGKYGKDGKSKAIPGHNLTLACLGVFILWFGWFGFNPGSQLAAATSGDQTAISHVFLTTNLAACTGGMMALLVSWVKYGKPSLSLTLNGILAGLVGVTAGCDMVSPAGAAIIGAICGTVMIFSVEFIEHRLKIDDPVGASSVHGVCGSLGTILTGLFAVEGGTFYGGGFGFLGAQIFGVIIVGGWAALMGYIIFKVLDKVHGLRVPARIEEEGLDIYEHGESAYNH; encoded by the coding sequence ATGAAACTGTTTAAAGAAGGTGTGCATGGCGCATACCGCAAGACCCTCATACCCCTTTTCTTACTTCTTTTTCCATTAATTGCAGCCGCACAGACTTCTCCTGAAGAAGCAGGCACAGTCGACAAAATTTCAGAATTGTCCACCGGTATCAATACCGTATGGATGTTGCTGGCAGCCATGCTGGTATTCTTCATGCAGCCGGGATTCGCCTTGGTAGAAGCCGGATTCACCCGCAGCAAAAACACCGCTAACATCCTGATGAAAAACCTGGTCGACTTCATGGTAGGTTCCATCTTGTTCTGGTTCATCGGATTCGGACTGATGTTCGGCGTAGGAGATGTATTCGGCACCCCACATATCTTCGATTTGGATGCCATGGACCGCATCATCCAGAACGGTCTTCCGATTGAAGGATTCCTGATTTTCCAGACCGTTTTCTGTGCCACTTCCGCCACTATCGTATCAGGTGCCATGGCCGAACGTACCAAGTTCTCCATGTATCTGGTCTACACCATAGCCATCAGTGTCCTGATTTATCCTGTGTCCGGCCACTGGACCTGGGGAGGAGGATGGCTCACCAATGCTGACCCGAGTTCATTCATGATGTCTTTCTTCGGCTACACCTTCCATGACTTTGCCGGTTCTACAGTGGTACACTCTGTAGGTGGATGGATTGCATTGGTCGGCGCGGCCATCCTCGGTCCCCGCTTGGGAAAATACGGCAAAGACGGAAAGTCAAAAGCTATCCCCGGACACAACCTGACCCTCGCCTGCCTGGGCGTATTCATCCTCTGGTTCGGCTGGTTCGGTTTCAACCCGGGCTCACAGCTTGCCGCTGCCACTTCTGGCGACCAGACAGCCATTTCACACGTATTCCTTACCACCAACCTGGCAGCTTGTACCGGTGGTATGATGGCCTTGCTGGTAAGCTGGGTTAAATATGGCAAACCTTCCCTCTCACTGACCCTCAACGGTATCCTTGCCGGACTGGTCGGCGTCACAGCCGGATGCGACATGGTATCTCCTGCGGGTGCTGCCATCATCGGAGCTATCTGCGGAACCGTCATGATTTTCTCAGTAGAATTCATCGAACACCGTCTGAAGATTGACGATCCGGTAGGTGCCTCATCTGTACACGGCGTGTGCGGTAGCCTTGGAACCATCCTGACGGGTCTGTTCGCCGTAGAAGGAGGTACATTCTACGGAGGCGGCTTCGGATTCCTCGGTGCACAGATTTTCGGTGTCATCATCGTAGGCGGCTGGGCTGCCCTGATGGGATACATCATCTTCAAGGTTCTCGACAAAGTTCACGGCTTGCGTGTTCCGGCCAGAATCGAAGAAGAAGGACTGGATATCTACGAACATGGAGAATCAGCCTACAACCATTAA
- a CDS encoding P-II family nitrogen regulator — protein MKKIEAIIRRTKFEEVKEALLAADIEWFSYYEVRGIGKTREGRIYRGVVYDTSSIERILISIVVREKNVEKTVQAILKSAYTGEIGDGRIFIIPVEDSIRIRTGERGDISLYNAEQEK, from the coding sequence ATGAAGAAAATTGAAGCAATCATCCGTAGAACCAAGTTCGAAGAAGTGAAGGAGGCACTGCTGGCCGCCGACATCGAATGGTTCTCCTACTATGAAGTAAGAGGTATCGGAAAGACCCGTGAAGGACGTATCTATCGTGGGGTAGTGTATGACACCAGTTCCATTGAGCGTATCCTGATTTCCATTGTGGTGCGCGAGAAGAATGTGGAAAAAACCGTACAGGCCATCCTGAAATCGGCCTACACCGGTGAAATCGGCGACGGCCGTATTTTCATCATCCCCGTGGAAGACTCCATCCGCATCCGTACCGGTGAACGTGGAGACATTTCACTCTACAATGCCGAGCAGGAAAAATAA